The following are from one region of the Dehalococcoidia bacterium genome:
- a CDS encoding P-loop NTPase, whose translation MADAAPDMRAVRGALLTAGADGSPPVLAEGELAEVLCADGWVVVTLGGEAAAGATGGGAAPRIVERVAAGEGGAVERDPLMRVFRRLRPAFPDAAIEVRAGSRVYRGGAGFGERKHVLAVLGGKGGVGKSTVAVNLALTLTAMGLAVGLIDGDLNAPDVPHMLGASLTERPRRMRTFAISATAPSAWRRPLIRYGVELVSVRFEVPERLPPVISSRMLVSALLRGFIFQTAWAADVLLIDAPPGTGEELQVMAGELPLSGAIFVTTPQDLAQMDAERTLTLLRERGVPVLGMVQNMASLTCPHCSEAIDMYRLSPRLLQAGVPVLGRVPFDVQLSVTADEGRPLVLGDPRGPIAREFARIGGAVRRWLAERDRAESEEPA comes from the coding sequence ATGGCGGACGCAGCGCCGGACATGCGGGCGGTCCGCGGCGCGTTGCTTACCGCCGGCGCGGACGGTTCGCCGCCGGTGCTGGCTGAGGGCGAGCTGGCCGAGGTGCTCTGCGCCGATGGCTGGGTCGTCGTCACGCTCGGCGGCGAGGCCGCGGCCGGGGCCACGGGCGGCGGGGCGGCGCCGCGCATTGTCGAACGCGTCGCAGCCGGCGAAGGCGGAGCGGTCGAGCGCGATCCGCTGATGCGGGTGTTCAGGCGGCTGCGCCCCGCGTTTCCCGACGCGGCGATCGAGGTGCGCGCCGGCAGCCGCGTCTACCGCGGCGGCGCAGGCTTCGGCGAGCGCAAGCATGTGCTGGCCGTGCTGGGCGGCAAGGGCGGCGTCGGCAAATCCACCGTCGCGGTGAACCTGGCCCTCACGCTGACGGCGATGGGGCTCGCTGTCGGGCTGATCGACGGCGATCTCAACGCGCCGGACGTGCCGCACATGCTCGGCGCCAGCCTGACGGAGCGGCCGCGCCGGATGCGCACGTTCGCGATCTCGGCCACCGCACCCTCGGCCTGGCGCCGGCCGCTGATCCGCTACGGCGTCGAGCTCGTCTCCGTGCGCTTCGAGGTGCCGGAGCGCCTGCCGCCGGTGATCTCCAGCCGCATGCTGGTCTCGGCGCTGCTGCGCGGCTTCATCTTCCAGACTGCCTGGGCCGCGGACGTGCTGCTGATTGACGCGCCGCCCGGCACGGGCGAGGAGCTGCAGGTGATGGCGGGCGAGCTGCCGCTCTCCGGCGCGATCTTCGTCACCACGCCGCAGGACCTGGCGCAGATGGACGCCGAGCGCACGCTGACGCTGCTGCGCGAGCGCGGCGTGCCGGTGCTGGGCATGGTGCAGAACATGGCATCGCTCACCTGCCCGCACTGCTCTGAAGCGATTGACATGTACCGCCTTTCGCCGCGGCTCCTGCAGGCCGGGGTGCCGGTGCTGGGCCGCGTTCCCTTCGACGTGCAGCTTTCGGTCACGGCAGACGAGGGCCGCCCGCTGGTGCTGGGCGATCCGCGCGGACCGATCGCGCGCGAGTTCGCACGGATCGGCGGCGCCGTGCGCCGCTGGCTCGCCGAGCGCGACCGCGCAGAGTCAGAGGAGCCGGCATGA